A single Cnuibacter physcomitrellae DNA region contains:
- a CDS encoding nucleoside hydrolase, giving the protein MTQRTPVLVDCDTGVDDAMALLYLLRRDDIEIVGITTVFGNNTASRCAHNTLRVLELVGRQDIPVAVGAEKPLVGEVTYLATHVHGSDGLGDSGLPMEISTSPVEATAVELIDRLSLEHAGSLRILALAPLTNLAHALTRIADLTDRVVDLVVMGGAADVAGNQSPAAEANIIHDPEAAQQVLTADWPVVLVPLDVTMTEVVTEEHIARLRAAGNPVADFVAATTEFYFDGYGVDSYGRRSSPCHDALAAAILTGEVVPSVFPLLGVVVDCTDGPGRGATICDTRGRWKGFPDQPDGDCRIALVTEGTFPDRMVEAFTR; this is encoded by the coding sequence ATGACCCAGCGAACCCCCGTCCTCGTCGATTGCGACACCGGTGTCGATGACGCGATGGCACTGCTGTACCTTCTCCGTCGCGACGACATCGAGATCGTCGGCATCACGACCGTCTTCGGCAACAACACCGCCTCCCGCTGCGCGCACAACACCCTGCGCGTGCTCGAACTGGTCGGCCGTCAGGACATCCCGGTCGCGGTCGGTGCTGAGAAGCCCCTCGTCGGTGAGGTCACCTATCTGGCCACGCACGTCCACGGCTCGGACGGGCTCGGCGACTCCGGACTGCCGATGGAGATCTCCACCTCACCCGTCGAGGCCACCGCGGTCGAACTGATCGACCGTCTCTCGCTCGAGCACGCCGGGTCGTTGCGGATCCTCGCACTGGCACCGTTGACGAACCTCGCCCACGCGCTCACCCGGATCGCCGATCTCACCGATCGGGTCGTCGATCTCGTCGTCATGGGGGGCGCCGCCGACGTGGCGGGCAACCAGTCGCCGGCTGCGGAGGCGAACATCATCCACGACCCCGAGGCGGCGCAGCAGGTGCTCACGGCGGACTGGCCCGTCGTGCTCGTCCCGCTCGACGTGACCATGACCGAGGTCGTCACCGAAGAGCACATCGCCCGACTCCGAGCCGCGGGCAATCCGGTGGCCGACTTCGTCGCGGCCACGACCGAGTTCTACTTCGACGGTTACGGGGTCGACTCCTACGGCCGTCGCAGCTCACCCTGTCACGACGCCCTCGCCGCCGCGATCCTCACCGGCGAGGTGGTGCCCTCCGTCTTCCCGCTCCTCGGCGTGGTCGTCGACTGCACGGACGGGCCAGGACGAGGCGCCACCATCTGCGACACCCGCGGCCGGTGGAAGGGCTTCCCCGACCAGCCGGACGGCGATTGCCGTATCGCGCTCGTCACCGAGGGGACCTTCCCCGACCGCATGGTCGAGGCCTTCACCCGCTGA
- a CDS encoding ABC transporter permease — MSTPTTSSEADVEGAKRKAPLFLTATARRVVPLGLRQSIVAVLIGVAICFVIILVVADEPFVAFQAFVLGTFRNPYSIGTMLAIATILACTAFASTVGFRAGAFNIGTEGQLVLGGLTAAVVAGSFPTGGILAQIVALLAAAAAGALWILIPTVLRVRWRTNEILTTLMANYIAADIALFMVNNFFRDTTSGAVETPPLDESVWLARILPPSQANIGIVIVILIAVALWIWFDRTRSGKRGEVSGLQPAFAEYLGIRSVSFLRNSMLLSGALAGFAGGLAILGISHSYIEGFSPQYGFLGITVALIGRLRPLGILVAAALYATLITGATAMQSVSDVPFSLVFVLQGILILLITSQRIGSRGGAA, encoded by the coding sequence ATGAGCACCCCCACCACGTCGTCGGAGGCGGACGTCGAGGGAGCGAAGCGCAAGGCTCCGCTGTTCCTGACCGCGACCGCGCGCCGCGTCGTCCCTCTGGGCCTCCGCCAGTCGATCGTCGCCGTGCTGATCGGCGTCGCGATCTGCTTCGTCATCATCCTCGTCGTCGCCGACGAGCCGTTCGTGGCGTTCCAGGCCTTCGTGCTCGGCACGTTCCGCAATCCCTACTCGATCGGGACGATGCTGGCCATCGCCACGATCCTGGCCTGCACCGCATTCGCCTCGACGGTCGGCTTCCGTGCCGGCGCCTTCAACATCGGGACCGAGGGACAGCTCGTGCTGGGCGGGCTCACGGCAGCGGTCGTCGCCGGGTCGTTCCCCACCGGCGGCATCCTGGCGCAGATCGTGGCCCTCCTCGCGGCGGCTGCGGCCGGCGCGCTGTGGATCCTCATCCCCACGGTGCTCAGGGTGAGATGGCGGACGAACGAGATCCTCACGACCTTGATGGCCAACTACATCGCCGCCGACATCGCACTGTTCATGGTGAACAACTTCTTCCGCGACACCACCTCCGGCGCAGTCGAGACCCCGCCGCTGGACGAGTCCGTGTGGCTGGCCCGCATACTCCCGCCGTCGCAGGCCAACATCGGCATCGTGATCGTGATCCTCATCGCGGTCGCGCTCTGGATCTGGTTCGACCGCACCCGGTCGGGCAAGCGCGGTGAGGTCTCGGGTCTCCAGCCCGCGTTCGCCGAGTATCTCGGCATCCGGTCGGTGTCGTTCCTGCGCAACTCGATGCTGCTCTCCGGGGCACTCGCCGGATTCGCGGGAGGGCTCGCGATCCTCGGCATCTCGCACTCCTACATCGAGGGCTTCTCACCCCAGTACGGATTCCTCGGGATCACCGTCGCGCTGATCGGGCGACTGCGTCCGCTGGGCATCCTGGTCGCCGCCGCGCTCTACGCGACTCTCATCACCGGGGCGACCGCGATGCAGTCGGTCTCGGACGTGCCGTTCTCGCTGGTGTTCGTGCTCCAGGGCATCCTCATCCTGCTCATCACCAGTCAGCGCATCGGATCCCGAGGAGGTGCGGCGTGA
- a CDS encoding amino acid synthesis family protein: MSTAYRIRKWVSTVEEIHHDGGDPLDPPLIKAAVGVVIANPFAGRQVADLSALTDPSAELGTELGRRAVNLLGGRPVESYGKGGIAGLAGEQEHLVACVTTVFGDAFRDAVGGGEAWISSATKTASAGAALDVPLAHKDALYVRSHYDSIAISSPDVPRPDELLVVVAVATGPRVHHRVGGLAASEIIGGGLR, translated from the coding sequence ATGAGCACCGCGTACCGCATCCGCAAGTGGGTCAGCACCGTGGAGGAGATCCACCACGACGGCGGCGACCCCCTCGACCCGCCGCTGATCAAGGCGGCTGTGGGAGTCGTGATCGCGAACCCGTTCGCCGGCCGGCAGGTGGCCGACCTGTCGGCCCTCACCGATCCCAGCGCCGAGCTCGGCACCGAGCTGGGCCGACGGGCAGTCAACCTGCTGGGCGGGCGGCCGGTCGAGAGCTACGGCAAGGGCGGCATCGCCGGACTCGCCGGCGAGCAGGAGCACCTGGTCGCCTGCGTCACCACCGTCTTCGGTGACGCCTTCCGCGATGCCGTCGGCGGTGGCGAGGCCTGGATCTCGTCCGCCACGAAGACCGCGTCCGCGGGTGCCGCGCTCGATGTGCCGCTGGCGCACAAGGATGCGCTCTACGTGCGCTCGCACTACGACTCCATCGCGATCTCCTCGCCCGACGTGCCTCGCCCGGATGAGCTCCTCGTCGTCGTCGCCGTCGCGACCGGACCCCGTGTGCACCACCGCGTCGGCGGCCTCGCCGCCTCGGAGATCATCGGTGGCGGTCTGCGATGA
- a CDS encoding ABC transporter permease, which yields MNVVGDFLSLAFSSTIPIIVTALGGMFAERARATNIALDGTMLISALAAIAVGATTGSPWLGLVGGVVAGMAYAALLAFAAFVLRCDILIAGIAANLLATGITLLVVQNVLQSTGTYAPGGVTLLPRIPLGPLAEIPVLGRAVDGQSVLFYLAIAAVVASIITMNRTRWGVHVKAVGESEEAAEAAGLRPTLIRTSALLVSGAAAGIGGTYLSMSSVASFNSELTGGLGFIAFAAVIFGRAMPGWTILASVLFGIATALSIQLQGAGIIDQQLLHSLPYIATIVALAFRSIREFRRNRFDVSDTSFLPAIIPRG from the coding sequence GTGAACGTCGTCGGAGACTTCCTCTCGCTCGCCTTCAGCAGCACGATCCCGATCATCGTCACCGCGCTCGGGGGGATGTTCGCCGAACGCGCCAGGGCGACCAACATCGCGCTGGACGGCACGATGCTCATCTCCGCGCTCGCGGCCATCGCCGTCGGCGCGACCACCGGATCGCCCTGGCTCGGGCTCGTCGGCGGCGTCGTCGCCGGCATGGCCTACGCCGCGCTGCTGGCCTTCGCGGCATTCGTGCTGCGGTGCGACATCCTCATCGCGGGTATCGCGGCGAACCTCCTCGCCACGGGCATCACCCTCCTGGTGGTGCAGAACGTGCTCCAGTCGACCGGCACCTACGCTCCGGGCGGGGTCACCCTCCTGCCGCGCATCCCCCTCGGCCCGCTCGCCGAGATCCCCGTCCTCGGTCGCGCGGTGGACGGGCAGAGCGTGCTCTTCTACCTCGCCATCGCCGCCGTCGTGGCGAGCATCATCACGATGAACCGAACCCGCTGGGGCGTCCACGTCAAGGCGGTGGGCGAGTCGGAGGAGGCCGCCGAGGCGGCGGGTCTCAGACCCACGCTCATCCGCACCTCGGCGCTCCTCGTCAGCGGTGCCGCGGCCGGCATCGGCGGCACCTACCTGTCGATGAGCTCGGTCGCCTCGTTCAACTCCGAGCTCACCGGCGGACTCGGCTTCATCGCGTTCGCCGCGGTCATCTTCGGCCGGGCGATGCCGGGCTGGACCATCCTCGCCTCGGTGCTCTTCGGCATCGCGACCGCCCTCAGCATCCAGCTGCAGGGCGCCGGGATCATCGACCAGCAGCTGCTGCACTCGCTGCCCTACATCGCCACGATCGTCGCGCTCGCATTCCGGTCGATACGGGAGTTCCGCCGCAACCGCTTCGACGTGTCCGATACGTCCTTCCTGCCCGCCATCATCCCGAGAGGCTGA
- a CDS encoding BMP family lipoprotein, giving the protein MRRTALVAAAALAATSALVLGACSSTPSTSDSTGAAGSDITIAAPLSGQLGDKSFMDSANAGLTKAADDLGVKVKVIEAGADDAPAWERNLTEASASGENNLIVTGGTVMASTLEKVAAQFPDQKYLIFDSESVGPNVTGISYAQNEGAFLVGALAALVTDNPDVFPRATGSHKIGVAGGMDIPVIQDFITGFTQGAKAIDPSITVDVRFINDFASAQKGYDIAMAQFNDGADVVYQVAGAAGLGVLQAGEDSGRYAIGTDSNQNDLHPDSTPASAIKSVDNTVYDAIQSFVDGKLEMGTTITGNIANDGVGIAFNDALVPADIQKKVDDLKQQVIDGTITVDTAL; this is encoded by the coding sequence ATGAGACGCACAGCACTCGTCGCGGCGGCAGCGCTCGCCGCGACCTCCGCCCTGGTCCTCGGCGCGTGCAGCAGCACGCCGAGCACCTCGGACTCCACCGGCGCGGCCGGCTCCGACATCACCATCGCGGCCCCGCTGAGCGGTCAGCTCGGTGACAAGAGCTTCATGGACTCCGCGAACGCAGGCCTGACGAAGGCCGCCGACGACCTCGGTGTCAAGGTCAAGGTCATCGAGGCCGGCGCCGACGACGCACCCGCCTGGGAGCGCAACCTGACGGAGGCGTCCGCCAGCGGCGAGAACAACCTCATCGTCACCGGCGGCACCGTCATGGCCTCCACGCTCGAGAAGGTCGCCGCGCAGTTCCCGGACCAGAAGTACCTCATCTTCGACTCGGAGAGCGTCGGGCCGAACGTCACCGGCATCAGCTACGCGCAGAACGAGGGGGCGTTCCTCGTCGGCGCCCTCGCTGCGCTCGTCACCGACAACCCCGATGTGTTCCCCCGCGCAACCGGCAGCCACAAGATCGGCGTGGCAGGCGGCATGGACATCCCGGTGATCCAGGACTTCATCACCGGCTTCACGCAGGGTGCGAAGGCGATCGACCCGAGCATCACGGTCGACGTCCGCTTCATCAACGACTTCGCCAGCGCGCAGAAGGGCTACGACATCGCGATGGCGCAGTTCAACGACGGCGCCGACGTGGTCTACCAGGTGGCGGGCGCGGCGGGCCTGGGCGTGCTGCAGGCAGGTGAGGACAGCGGACGCTACGCGATCGGCACCGACTCGAACCAGAACGACCTCCACCCGGACTCCACTCCGGCGAGCGCGATCAAGTCGGTCGACAACACCGTGTACGACGCGATCCAGTCCTTCGTGGACGGCAAGCTGGAGATGGGCACGACGATCACCGGGAACATCGCCAACGACGGTGTGGGCATCGCCTTCAACGACGCGCTCGTTCCCGCCGACATCCAGAAGAAGGTCGACGACCTCAAACAGCAGGTCATCGACGGGACGATCACGGTCGACACGGCCCTCTGA
- a CDS encoding ABC transporter ATP-binding protein: protein MDTPLLSMKGIVKTFGSMTAVDHVDLEIRAGRIHALLGENGAGKSTLMNCLFGLLRPDGGSVEIDGQIVEVTSPKRALELGIGMVHQHFKLVPSLTVAQNVALGREPHHGPFVDTKATIETVERLSREYGLDVKPHDRVRSLSVGAQQRVEILRALAQDVRILVLDEPTAVLTPAETERFFEVVRGFADRGLAVILISHHLSEVRRVADEVTVLRMGSRVAHSEIGAVTNAELAALIIGKEQEVHSEVERGTPGEVRLSVDGLHVRDSRGVDVVNGVSFDVRAGEIVGVLGIAGNGQTELVEAVTGLRRPGAGAVVVNGTDTTGKHPGKVRAAGLGHVPEDRQGRGMAGYWSVQDNIAIGYLDTDDVGGRLISGTRMAALAQRLMKEYDVRARTPRQLARRLSGGNAQKMVLARELSRRPSIVVCAEPTRGLDIAATAAVRARLVEQRDLGAGVLLVSSEIEEVTQIADRVLVISSGRIVAEFADRRPTESEVGRAMLGGEE, encoded by the coding sequence ATGGACACACCACTCCTCTCGATGAAGGGGATCGTCAAGACCTTCGGATCGATGACCGCGGTCGACCACGTCGACCTCGAGATCCGGGCGGGCCGCATCCACGCTCTGCTGGGCGAGAACGGTGCGGGCAAGTCGACCCTGATGAACTGCCTCTTCGGACTGCTGCGGCCCGACGGCGGCAGCGTCGAGATCGATGGACAGATCGTCGAGGTCACCTCGCCGAAGCGGGCCCTCGAGCTCGGCATCGGCATGGTGCACCAGCACTTCAAGCTGGTCCCCTCGCTCACCGTCGCCCAGAACGTCGCCCTCGGACGTGAGCCGCACCACGGCCCCTTCGTCGACACCAAGGCCACCATCGAGACCGTCGAGCGGCTCTCTCGCGAGTACGGTCTCGACGTCAAGCCCCACGACCGCGTCAGGTCCCTCTCCGTCGGCGCCCAGCAGCGCGTCGAGATCCTCCGCGCGCTCGCCCAGGACGTCCGCATCCTCGTGCTCGACGAGCCCACCGCCGTACTCACACCCGCCGAGACCGAGCGGTTCTTCGAGGTCGTGCGGGGCTTCGCCGACCGCGGGCTCGCCGTCATCCTGATCAGCCACCACCTCTCCGAGGTGCGTCGGGTCGCCGACGAGGTGACAGTGCTGCGGATGGGGTCCCGCGTCGCGCACTCCGAGATCGGTGCGGTGACCAACGCCGAGCTCGCCGCCCTCATCATCGGCAAGGAGCAGGAGGTGCACTCCGAGGTCGAGCGCGGGACGCCCGGCGAGGTCCGCCTCAGCGTCGACGGCCTCCATGTCCGCGACTCGCGCGGCGTCGACGTCGTCAACGGCGTCTCCTTCGACGTGCGGGCCGGAGAGATCGTGGGCGTGCTCGGGATCGCAGGCAACGGTCAGACCGAGCTCGTCGAGGCGGTGACGGGACTGCGTCGTCCGGGCGCCGGTGCCGTGGTGGTCAACGGCACCGACACCACCGGGAAGCATCCGGGCAAGGTCAGGGCCGCCGGCCTCGGTCACGTGCCCGAGGATCGCCAGGGTCGCGGCATGGCCGGGTACTGGTCGGTGCAGGACAACATCGCGATCGGCTATCTCGACACCGACGACGTGGGCGGACGGCTGATCAGCGGAACGCGGATGGCGGCACTCGCCCAGCGTCTCATGAAGGAGTACGACGTGCGGGCCAGGACGCCCAGGCAGCTCGCCAGACGGCTCTCCGGCGGCAACGCGCAGAAGATGGTGCTCGCCCGCGAACTGTCGCGGCGTCCGAGCATCGTGGTCTGCGCCGAGCCCACCCGAGGCCTCGACATCGCCGCCACTGCGGCGGTCCGTGCGCGACTGGTGGAACAACGGGATCTCGGCGCGGGGGTGCTCCTGGTGTCCAGCGAGATCGAGGAGGTCACCCAGATCGCCGACCGCGTCCTCGTCATCTCCTCCGGGCGCATCGTCGCCGAGTTCGCCGATCGGCGCCCCACCGAGTCCGAGGTCGGCCGCGCCATGCTGGGAGGAGAGGAATGA
- a CDS encoding GntR family transcriptional regulator, translating into MTDGVRALIIDGTLSSGAALSEVALADDFGVSRTPVREALKQLQTEGLVVIRPRVGTFVTTPSRREITELFQLKELLEGAAARLLAVRGTVPELELLRENVRRADEAVLAGDVDGYAALVHEFHTLIIEGADNDKLAQHYRMMMNQLAYTRLVQTSLSKPGRLVESETEHHHVLDIILSKDGTTAERVMREHVRASQQALLESMTFPNERRP; encoded by the coding sequence GTGACCGACGGGGTCCGGGCGTTGATCATCGACGGCACCCTCTCCTCCGGGGCCGCCCTCTCCGAGGTGGCTCTCGCTGATGACTTCGGCGTCAGCCGGACGCCCGTGCGGGAGGCGCTGAAGCAACTGCAGACGGAGGGGCTCGTCGTCATCCGACCTCGGGTCGGGACGTTCGTCACCACCCCGTCACGCCGCGAGATCACGGAGCTCTTCCAGTTGAAGGAGCTGCTCGAGGGCGCAGCCGCGCGCCTGCTCGCGGTGCGAGGGACCGTGCCCGAGCTCGAGCTCCTTCGCGAGAACGTGCGCCGGGCCGACGAGGCCGTGCTCGCCGGGGACGTCGACGGCTACGCCGCCCTCGTCCATGAGTTCCACACGCTCATCATCGAGGGCGCCGACAACGACAAGCTGGCGCAGCACTACCGGATGATGATGAACCAGCTCGCGTACACGCGACTGGTCCAGACCTCGCTGTCCAAGCCCGGCCGACTGGTCGAGAGCGAGACGGAACACCATCATGTCCTCGACATCATCCTGTCGAAGGACGGCACCACCGCGGAGCGCGTCATGCGCGAGCACGTCCGGGCCAGCCAGCAGGCGCTGCTGGAGTCAATGACGTTCCCCAACGAACGTCGGCCCTGA
- a CDS encoding alpha/beta fold hydrolase, translating to MQQRAHHSPLPSLSVTESAPEIAYRLRPSTDAAAEVVVLLHGVGSSSATWAELAPLVDERYALLMPDYRGHGDSAKPEPPYRVEDFVADLLRLTAELGIRRFHLVGFSIGAVFGQALALAAPDAVASLVLLNSIADRTEAEQERALERLEVIRTGDLEQIAASSAERWFTQGFRDEHPELVSAETTIVAANEPGPYAAAYEVLATTDLIDSVDGIRCPVLLVTGEDDRGSTPRMSHAIHDRLPAADLVVVPGLRHYLHIEAAPLIAELINDFLVRHPLDSADARPENTPTIHQNHAPEGEPAS from the coding sequence ATGCAACAGCGAGCACATCACAGCCCTCTCCCAAGCCTCTCCGTCACAGAGAGCGCCCCGGAGATCGCCTACCGGCTCCGCCCGTCCACCGACGCCGCGGCCGAGGTGGTCGTACTCCTTCACGGCGTCGGGAGCTCGTCGGCGACCTGGGCGGAGCTGGCTCCCCTCGTCGACGAGCGATACGCGCTGCTGATGCCGGACTACCGCGGGCACGGCGACTCCGCCAAGCCCGAGCCTCCGTACCGCGTGGAGGACTTCGTCGCCGATCTGCTCCGCCTCACGGCCGAGCTCGGCATTCGACGCTTCCATCTCGTCGGCTTCTCGATCGGCGCGGTCTTCGGGCAGGCGCTCGCTCTCGCCGCCCCTGACGCGGTCGCCTCGCTGGTCCTCCTCAACTCGATCGCCGACCGCACCGAGGCGGAGCAGGAGCGAGCGCTCGAGCGTCTGGAGGTCATCCGGACGGGAGACCTCGAGCAGATCGCGGCGAGCAGCGCCGAGCGCTGGTTCACCCAGGGCTTCCGTGACGAGCACCCCGAGCTCGTGAGCGCCGAGACTACGATCGTCGCCGCCAACGAGCCCGGCCCGTACGCGGCGGCGTACGAGGTGCTCGCGACCACGGACCTCATCGACAGCGTCGACGGCATCCGCTGCCCCGTCCTCCTCGTGACCGGAGAGGACGACCGCGGCTCCACACCGCGGATGTCGCACGCCATCCACGACCGGCTTCCTGCGGCGGACCTCGTCGTGGTACCCGGACTCCGCCACTACCTCCACATCGAGGCGGCCCCGCTGATCGCCGAGCTGATCAACGACTTCCTCGTCCGCCATCCCCTCGACTCCGCTGACGCACGACCCGAGAACACCCCCACCATTCACCAGAACCATGCCCCAGAAGGAGAACCAGCATCATGA